ACCTGGAAAAGTTACTGGCCTTTAAGCGTTAAGCGCGAAATTATAAAAAATGCCGTAACCATAAAACGCCAAAAAGGCACAGTAAAAAGTGTTCGCGATGTGGCGGCCGCATTTGGCGCTTCAGTAGCTTTGCGTGAAAACTGGCAACAAACCCCACCAGGTGCACCGCACGGTTTTGATATTGCAATAAATGTTAACGACCCCAACGGCCAAGCGGTAACGGCTGAATTTATCGAAGATATCATTTCAGAAATCGGCCGCACAAAACCCGCTCGCAGTTTTTTTACAGTAACCAGTGGTATCGATGCCGCTGCAACGCTAAATATTACCGCAACAGCGCGCCCAGTTTTAATGGTGCGCTTGCTGCTCAGCGATTAGGAAAAAAACAATGGCATTACCGCTAACAATTACAGATGCAGGCCGCGCCGCGT
The DNA window shown above is from Alteromonadaceae bacterium 2753L.S.0a.02 and carries:
- a CDS encoding phage tail P2-like protein → MIGLLPPSASNVETALAETCQRINDIPTPLRDLWNPDTCPENLLPWLAWAMGIDTWKSYWPLSVKREIIKNAVTIKRQKGTVKSVRDVAAAFGASVALRENWQQTPPGAPHGFDIAINVNDPNGQAVTAEFIEDIISEIGRTKPARSFFTVTSGIDAAATLNITATARPVLMVRLLLSD